The following coding sequences lie in one Helicoverpa armigera isolate CAAS_96S chromosome 8, ASM3070526v1, whole genome shotgun sequence genomic window:
- the LOC110380067 gene encoding uncharacterized protein LOC110380067: MRFVTQKSRLVGSAYPTLFSAEEISRGTPSQNENVDPQTDHTYCRKRHFDHTYAKQKPLAELSLNTGGMQPVDVPGTSHISVACEDFPSTTGTTTFSGSLNTVVLKTKARARKRIINKIKDLTPTGKIIYKEYQKAKDEANFLKRARRALKFSKDKSFEELTKEMNPFAKTIMKMQINLCSKSKKGRRFTEEEKLIALSIMKQSPKGQATTVRCGVASQKQHCTAMRLI; encoded by the exons ATGCGGTTTGTCACCCAGAAGTCTCGTCTCGTAGGATCGGCGTATCCTACACTTTTCAGTGCAGAGGAGATATCAAGAGGAACACCATCTCAAAATG agaatGTGGACCCACAGACCGATCATACTTACTGCCGAAAGAGACACTTTGACCATACTTATGCAAAACAGAAACCTTTAGCAG AATTATCTTTAAACACAGGAGGAATGCAACCTGTGGATGTACCAGGAACATCTCACATATCAGTGGCATGTGAAGACTTCCCTTCAACCACAGGCACGACCACTTTTTCAG GCTCGCTGAATACAGTGGTGTTAAAGACCAAGGCAAGGGCAAGAAaacgaattataaataaaataaaggatttGACACCAACTggtaaaattatatataaagAATACCAGAAAGCCAAAGACGAGGCTAACTTCCTGAAGAGAGCTCGAAGAGCTTTAAAATTCAGCAAGGACAAGTCCTTTGAAGAATTAACAAAGGAAATGAATCCATTTGCAAAAACTATTatgaaaatgcaaattaatttatgctcaaaaagtaaaaaagggCGACGCTTTACTGAGGAAGAAAAATTAATAGCATTGTCCATAATGAAACAAAGTCCtaagggccaggccacaacagtgcgttgcggcgtcgcatcgcaaaaacaacattgcacagctatgcggttaatatga